The following coding sequences are from one Pyxidicoccus xibeiensis window:
- a CDS encoding alpha-amylase family glycosyl hydrolase: MAVMPTETPLAAPAWIHDAVFLHVYPLGACDAPATNDFHGAPVARLDGLLPWLDHWAALGVNAVYLGPVFESSTHGYDTADYFHVDRRLGDDAALARLADGLHARGMKLVVDAVFHHVGRGFWAFRDVREKGQASPYRSWFSGLRFDGRNRFGDPFVYQGWRGVEELVKLDLRQDAVRRHLFDAVAHWVARYGIDGLRLDAADDMDLDFFDGLHAFCRGLDKPLWLMGEVIHGDYRNWARPGRLHATTDYALWKALWSSHNDRNYFELAHTLKRQVAQGEGMYEGLTLYTFADNHDVNRVASLLKDLRHLPLLYLLLFTLPGAPSLYYGGEWGKQGRKEGGNDRPLRPPLPAPPGPPDNPPGLRAALSRFISLRHQHEPLRRGHYRELLVRNEQLAYARELGADALVVAVNLADKPSDGVDLPMPGAPDGEWVDLLEPSRRFPLRGGRLQLGPLPPTSGRVLRKA, encoded by the coding sequence ATGGCTGTAATGCCTACCGAGACTCCGCTCGCAGCCCCCGCCTGGATACACGACGCCGTCTTCCTCCACGTGTACCCGCTGGGCGCCTGCGACGCCCCCGCCACCAATGACTTCCACGGTGCGCCAGTCGCGAGGCTGGACGGCCTCCTGCCATGGCTCGACCACTGGGCCGCGCTGGGGGTGAACGCCGTCTACCTGGGCCCCGTCTTCGAGTCGTCCACCCACGGCTACGACACGGCGGACTACTTCCACGTGGACCGGCGCCTCGGCGACGACGCGGCGCTTGCCCGGCTGGCGGACGGGCTGCATGCGCGGGGGATGAAGCTGGTGGTGGATGCCGTCTTCCACCACGTGGGGCGGGGCTTCTGGGCCTTCCGCGACGTGAGGGAGAAGGGGCAGGCGTCGCCGTACCGGAGCTGGTTCTCCGGCCTGCGCTTCGACGGGCGCAACCGCTTCGGCGACCCGTTCGTCTACCAGGGGTGGCGCGGGGTGGAGGAGCTGGTGAAGCTGGACCTGCGCCAGGACGCGGTGCGCCGGCACCTCTTCGACGCGGTGGCCCACTGGGTGGCGCGCTACGGCATCGACGGCCTGCGGCTGGACGCCGCGGACGACATGGACCTGGACTTCTTCGACGGGCTCCACGCCTTCTGCCGGGGCCTGGACAAGCCCCTGTGGCTGATGGGCGAGGTCATCCACGGCGACTACCGCAACTGGGCCCGGCCGGGGCGGCTGCACGCCACCACGGACTACGCGCTGTGGAAGGCGCTCTGGTCCAGCCACAACGACAGGAACTACTTCGAGCTGGCCCACACGCTGAAGCGGCAGGTGGCGCAGGGCGAGGGCATGTACGAGGGGCTCACCCTCTACACCTTCGCGGACAACCACGACGTGAACCGCGTCGCGAGCCTCCTCAAGGACCTGCGGCACCTCCCGCTGCTCTACCTGCTCCTCTTCACGCTGCCGGGCGCGCCGTCGCTGTACTACGGCGGCGAGTGGGGCAAGCAGGGACGCAAGGAGGGCGGGAATGACCGGCCGCTCCGGCCGCCGCTGCCAGCGCCGCCGGGCCCGCCCGACAATCCACCGGGCCTGCGCGCGGCCCTCTCCCGCTTCATCTCGCTCCGCCACCAGCACGAGCCGCTCAGGCGCGGGCACTACCGGGAGCTGCTCGTCCGCAACGAGCAGCTCGCCTACGCGCGCGAGCTGGGTGCCGACGCCCTCGTCGTAGCGGTCAACCTCGCGGACAAGCCGTCGGACGGGGTGGACCTGCCCATGCCGGGCGCGCCGGACGGCGAGTGGGTGGACCTGCTGGAGCCCTCGCGGCGCTTCCCGCTGCGCGGTGGGCGGCTCCAGCTCGGGCCCCTGCCACCCACGTCGGGCCGGGTGCTGCGGAAGGCCTGA
- a CDS encoding alpha-amylase family protein, producing the protein MIQDLWYKNAVVYCLDVETFMDGNGDGVGDFIGLQRRLDYLAGLGVTCLWLMPFQPTPNRDNGYDITDHYGVDPRLGSPGDFVEFTHHAKQRGMRVIIDLVVNHTSDKHPWFQSARKDPDSPFRDFYVWADKKPKDAHKGMVFPGSQDSTWTYDREAKGWYFHRFFPFQPELNVANPKVREELLKVMGYWLELGVSGFRVDAVPFLVELKGVKGHGIEDPYQLLTEMREFLTWRTGDAILLAEANVTMDEVMNFYGTDGDRMQMVFNFAANQNLFLSLVTEDATPLAESLASAPDLPHTAQWANFLRNHDELDLGRLPAAGRKRVFAELGPEPKMQLYGRGLRRRLAPMLSGDRRRLELAFSLMLSLPGTPVLWYGDELGMGEDLSLFERQSVRTPMQWSAEPHGGFTRSAEPFRPVVAEAPYGYRQVNVEQQRRDPASLLNWMERMVRMRKECPELGWGEWKVLRVKPENVLALRYDWKGETLVTLHNLSGKACEVSFSPGGPPARLVHALSEAHSAPGKGGRHRVTLEGYGYRWFRVEPLEAGDEEG; encoded by the coding sequence ATGATTCAGGACCTCTGGTACAAGAACGCGGTCGTGTACTGCCTGGACGTCGAGACGTTCATGGACGGCAACGGCGACGGCGTGGGCGACTTCATCGGGCTCCAGCGGCGGCTGGACTACCTGGCGGGCCTGGGCGTCACCTGTCTGTGGCTGATGCCCTTCCAGCCCACGCCCAACCGCGACAACGGCTACGACATCACCGACCACTACGGCGTGGACCCGCGGCTGGGCTCACCGGGCGACTTCGTGGAGTTCACCCACCACGCGAAGCAGCGCGGCATGCGCGTCATCATCGACCTGGTGGTCAACCACACCAGTGACAAGCACCCGTGGTTCCAGTCCGCGCGAAAGGACCCGGACAGCCCCTTCCGCGACTTCTACGTCTGGGCGGACAAGAAGCCGAAGGACGCGCACAAGGGCATGGTGTTCCCCGGCTCGCAGGACTCGACGTGGACGTATGACCGCGAGGCGAAGGGCTGGTACTTCCACCGCTTCTTCCCCTTCCAGCCGGAGCTCAACGTCGCCAACCCCAAGGTGCGCGAGGAGCTGCTCAAGGTGATGGGCTACTGGCTGGAGCTGGGCGTGTCCGGCTTCCGCGTGGACGCGGTGCCCTTCCTCGTGGAGCTCAAGGGCGTGAAGGGCCACGGCATCGAGGACCCGTACCAGCTGCTGACAGAGATGCGGGAGTTCCTCACGTGGCGCACCGGCGACGCCATCCTCCTGGCGGAGGCCAACGTCACCATGGACGAGGTGATGAACTTCTACGGCACGGACGGGGACCGCATGCAGATGGTCTTCAACTTCGCCGCCAACCAGAACCTCTTCCTGTCGCTGGTGACGGAGGACGCCACGCCGCTGGCGGAGTCGCTGGCCTCCGCGCCGGACCTGCCCCACACCGCGCAGTGGGCCAACTTCCTGCGCAACCACGACGAGCTGGACCTGGGGCGGCTGCCCGCCGCCGGGCGCAAGCGCGTGTTCGCCGAGCTGGGCCCGGAGCCGAAGATGCAGCTCTATGGCCGAGGCTTGAGGCGGCGCCTGGCGCCCATGCTCTCCGGAGACCGCCGCCGGCTGGAGCTGGCCTTCAGCCTGATGCTGTCACTGCCGGGCACGCCGGTGCTCTGGTACGGGGACGAGCTGGGCATGGGCGAGGACCTGTCCCTCTTCGAACGCCAGAGCGTGCGCACGCCCATGCAGTGGTCGGCGGAGCCCCACGGCGGCTTCACCCGCTCGGCCGAGCCCTTCCGGCCCGTGGTGGCGGAGGCGCCCTACGGCTACCGCCAGGTGAACGTGGAGCAGCAGCGCAGGGACCCGGCCTCGCTGCTCAACTGGATGGAGCGCATGGTGCGCATGCGCAAGGAGTGCCCCGAGCTGGGCTGGGGCGAGTGGAAGGTGCTGCGGGTGAAGCCGGAGAACGTGCTCGCGCTGCGCTACGACTGGAAGGGCGAGACGCTGGTGACGCTGCACAACCTCTCCGGCAAGGCGTGCGAGGTGAGCTTCTCCCCGGGAGGGCCTCCGGCGCGGCTCGTCCACGCGCTGTCGGAAGCACACTCCGCGCCCGGCAAGGGCGGCAGGCACCGCGTGACGCTGGAGGGGTACGGGTACCGGTGGTTCCGGGTGGAGCCCCTGGAGGCCGGGGACGAGGAGGGCTGA
- a CDS encoding TIGR03885 family FMN-dependent LLM class oxidoreductase: MRGRMLTLGYHASHEQFPPSELLRLAQKADAAGFTAALNSDHFHPWNEAQGHSGFAWSWMGAALATTKLTSVGVVNAPGQRYHPAIIAQALGTLAEMFPGRAWAALGSGQLVNEGITGDTWPPKDLRNARLRECVDVMRALFRGETVTHRGLVRVEEAKLYSRPATPPMLVGAAITPQTAEWVGSWADALITVSKPPEELRKMVDAFRRGGGEGKPMFLKVQLSWAPEEAVALQGAMEQWGTNIFASSVLTDLRRPAQFEEMARTVQPKDLEGHVRVSSSLQRHVDWLAEDVRLGFSRLYLHNVNRGQDAFIEAFAQHVLPALRSV, translated from the coding sequence GTGCGCGGCCGCATGCTCACCCTCGGCTACCACGCCTCCCACGAACAGTTTCCTCCCAGCGAGCTGCTGCGCCTGGCGCAGAAGGCGGACGCGGCTGGCTTCACGGCGGCGCTCAACTCGGACCACTTCCACCCCTGGAACGAAGCGCAGGGGCACAGCGGCTTCGCCTGGAGCTGGATGGGCGCGGCGCTGGCCACCACGAAGCTGACCAGCGTGGGCGTGGTGAACGCCCCGGGCCAGCGCTACCACCCGGCCATCATCGCGCAGGCGCTGGGCACGCTCGCGGAGATGTTCCCCGGACGCGCCTGGGCGGCGCTGGGCAGCGGGCAGCTCGTCAACGAGGGCATCACCGGCGACACGTGGCCGCCGAAGGACCTGCGCAACGCCCGGCTGCGCGAGTGCGTGGACGTGATGCGCGCGCTCTTCCGGGGCGAGACGGTGACGCACCGGGGGCTCGTCCGCGTGGAGGAGGCGAAGCTCTACTCCCGCCCGGCGACGCCGCCCATGCTGGTGGGCGCGGCGATTACCCCCCAGACGGCGGAGTGGGTGGGCAGCTGGGCGGACGCGCTCATCACCGTGAGCAAGCCGCCGGAGGAGCTGCGGAAGATGGTGGACGCCTTCCGGCGCGGGGGCGGCGAGGGCAAGCCCATGTTCCTCAAGGTGCAGCTGTCGTGGGCGCCGGAAGAGGCGGTGGCGCTCCAGGGCGCCATGGAGCAGTGGGGCACCAACATCTTCGCCAGCTCCGTGCTGACGGACCTGCGGCGTCCCGCGCAGTTCGAGGAGATGGCGCGCACGGTGCAACCGAAGGACCTGGAGGGCCATGTGCGGGTGTCCTCCAGCCTCCAGCGTCACGTGGACTGGCTGGCGGAGGACGTGCGGCTCGGGTTCAGCCGCCTGTACCTGCACAACGTCAACCGCGGGCAGGACGCCTTCATCGAGGCGTTCGCGCAGCACGTACTCCCCGCGCTGCGCTCGGTATGA
- a CDS encoding DUF418 domain-containing protein: MSELTPSAPPTDADTPARPVGLTERVNLLDALRGFALCGVFISNSFMWFSGRTLLPREQAQAQMAPLLEVVVGSLYQFFVNQKFITLFSFLFGLGFSIQMSRAEARGASIVPLYTRRLLILLGLGLTHLFAIWVGDILHTYAIVGLALLLFRSRSTRTVAIWAFGLLVVMPLLVPSILKYGPVLLHGAEAADEAAKARTAEEAGHRARLLAALSSDAFFTAQAGNGRYFLDTLIRPNKLLWMGLILSRFLFGLLAGRLLLLQDVEGRRALHRRILPWGLAVGLLLNGTGLVMQRLRTAGVYTPPDNVWMFLLNSSQEIGYVAMAAGYVSLFALLFQRERWRRVLGVLEPVGRMALSMYLLQSVISVCLYNGWGLGLIGQLPPSRVVAMALGIFAVQVVLSHWWLARFRFGPAEWLWRSLTYGRVQPMRLAAREGAAGAATS; this comes from the coding sequence ATGTCCGAGCTCACGCCATCAGCTCCCCCGACCGATGCGGACACCCCGGCCCGCCCGGTAGGCCTCACGGAGCGCGTCAACCTGCTGGACGCACTGCGCGGCTTCGCGCTGTGCGGGGTCTTCATCTCCAACAGCTTCATGTGGTTCAGCGGCAGGACGCTCCTGCCGCGGGAGCAGGCCCAGGCGCAGATGGCGCCGCTGCTGGAGGTCGTGGTCGGCTCCCTCTACCAGTTCTTCGTGAATCAGAAGTTCATCACCCTCTTCTCGTTCCTGTTCGGGCTGGGTTTCTCCATCCAGATGTCCCGGGCCGAGGCGCGCGGGGCCTCCATCGTCCCGCTCTACACGCGGCGGCTGCTCATCCTGCTGGGCCTCGGGCTGACGCACCTGTTCGCCATCTGGGTCGGCGACATCCTCCACACGTATGCCATCGTCGGCCTGGCGCTGCTGCTCTTCCGGAGTCGCTCGACCCGGACGGTGGCGATATGGGCCTTCGGGCTGCTGGTGGTGATGCCGCTGCTGGTGCCCTCCATCCTCAAGTACGGGCCGGTGCTGCTGCACGGCGCGGAGGCGGCGGACGAGGCGGCGAAGGCGAGGACGGCGGAGGAAGCCGGCCACCGGGCACGACTGCTGGCGGCGCTGTCGAGTGACGCGTTCTTCACCGCCCAGGCGGGCAACGGGCGCTACTTCCTGGACACGCTCATCAGGCCCAACAAGCTGCTCTGGATGGGCCTCATCCTGTCCCGGTTCCTCTTCGGTCTGCTGGCGGGGCGGCTCCTCCTGCTCCAGGACGTGGAGGGGCGCCGTGCCCTGCACCGCCGCATCCTCCCCTGGGGGCTGGCGGTGGGCCTGCTGCTCAACGGCACCGGGCTGGTGATGCAGCGCCTGCGCACGGCGGGCGTCTACACGCCGCCGGACAACGTGTGGATGTTCCTGCTGAACTCCAGCCAGGAGATTGGCTACGTGGCGATGGCCGCGGGGTACGTGTCCCTCTTCGCCCTGCTGTTCCAGCGCGAGCGCTGGCGGCGGGTGCTGGGCGTCCTGGAGCCGGTGGGGCGCATGGCGCTCTCCATGTACCTGCTCCAGTCCGTCATCAGCGTGTGCCTCTACAACGGCTGGGGGCTGGGGCTCATCGGCCAGCTGCCGCCCTCGCGCGTCGTGGCGATGGCGCTGGGCATCTTCGCCGTGCAGGTGGTGCTCAGCCACTGGTGGCTGGCGCGCTTCCGCTTCGGCCCGGCCGAGTGGCTGTGGCGCTCGCTCACCTACGGCCGCGTCCAGCCCATGCGCCTGGCGGCGCGGGAGGGGGCCGCGGGAGCGGCGACGTCCTGA
- a CDS encoding di-heme oxidoreductase family protein, with the protein MRGRLFLPGIPIVALVLTAVWADTVRRPPLLELGELASAAEPGEELSGGATTVVDAGRNSFGRSPMNLDRARWPDFHHGKKVFARDWSDPRKTPVPVGPLFSAASCMTCHVKDGRGRPPASPAEPPVSIVFQLSASGGRGPHPSYGEQLDFHGVGGSAGEGSVTVDYDERSDEFASGESFSLLQPRYTFKHLARGPLGEGVPFSPRVAPVNFGLGLLEAIPEEALLALADPDDRDQDGISGRPNQVEDVAERRTKLGRFGWKANQPSVLQQSAHALFADMGLTTELFPGQAGSAPEVTPEDLERLLFYTRLVAVPRRRNWDAPPVLRGKAVFRAIGCSGCHVSTPFETGDVPGFPELSRQRIFPYTDLLLHDLGAGLADGRPDGQASGQEWRTPPLWGIGLVEAVNGHTRFLHDGRARNLEEAILWHGGEAAPTQERYVRLPREDREALLAFLNSL; encoded by the coding sequence ATGCGCGGGCGGTTGTTCCTTCCAGGCATTCCCATCGTCGCCCTCGTGCTCACCGCGGTGTGGGCCGACACGGTGCGACGTCCACCGCTGCTCGAGCTGGGGGAGCTCGCGTCCGCGGCGGAGCCGGGAGAGGAGCTCTCGGGCGGGGCCACCACGGTGGTGGACGCGGGGCGCAACTCCTTCGGCCGCTCGCCCATGAACCTGGACCGGGCGCGCTGGCCGGACTTCCACCACGGGAAGAAGGTGTTCGCCCGTGACTGGAGCGACCCGCGCAAGACGCCCGTCCCCGTGGGCCCGCTCTTCAGCGCGGCCTCCTGCATGACGTGCCACGTGAAGGACGGGCGCGGGCGTCCGCCGGCCTCGCCCGCGGAGCCTCCCGTCTCCATCGTCTTCCAGCTCAGCGCCTCGGGAGGACGGGGGCCGCACCCGAGCTACGGCGAGCAGCTCGACTTCCACGGCGTGGGCGGCAGCGCGGGCGAGGGCAGCGTCACGGTGGACTACGACGAGCGCTCCGACGAGTTCGCGTCGGGCGAGTCCTTCTCGCTGCTCCAGCCGCGCTACACCTTCAAGCACCTGGCCCGGGGCCCGCTCGGCGAGGGCGTGCCCTTCTCCCCTCGCGTCGCTCCGGTCAACTTCGGGCTGGGGCTGCTGGAGGCGATTCCCGAGGAGGCGCTGCTCGCGCTGGCGGACCCGGACGACCGGGACCAGGACGGAATCTCAGGCCGGCCCAATCAGGTCGAGGACGTCGCCGAGCGGCGGACGAAGCTCGGCCGCTTCGGCTGGAAGGCCAACCAGCCCTCCGTCCTCCAGCAGTCCGCGCACGCGCTGTTCGCGGACATGGGGCTCACCACGGAGCTGTTCCCCGGGCAGGCGGGCTCCGCGCCCGAGGTGACACCGGAAGACCTGGAGCGGCTCCTCTTCTACACGCGGCTCGTCGCGGTGCCCCGGCGCAGGAACTGGGACGCGCCGCCGGTGCTGCGGGGCAAGGCCGTGTTCCGTGCCATCGGCTGCTCCGGCTGCCACGTCTCCACGCCGTTCGAGACAGGGGACGTCCCCGGCTTCCCGGAGCTGTCACGCCAGAGAATCTTCCCGTACACGGACCTGCTGCTGCATGACCTGGGAGCGGGGCTCGCGGACGGCCGTCCGGACGGACAGGCCAGCGGGCAGGAGTGGCGCACCCCGCCCCTGTGGGGAATCGGGCTGGTGGAGGCAGTCAACGGCCACACCCGCTTCCTGCACGACGGCCGGGCGCGGAACCTGGAGGAGGCCATCCTGTGGCACGGAGGCGAGGCCGCCCCCACGCAGGAGCGCTACGTCCGGCTGCCCCGCGAGGACCGCGAGGCGCTGCTCGCGTTCCTGAACTCGCTCTGA
- a CDS encoding spermidine synthase family protein yields the protein MKPWETLDTTQVPEVGEVTLARRGDEYVLRVRGQTLMSSRRHGSEEALAEAGCADLVSRGTGRVLVGGLGFGYTVRAVLDRVGPGVRVTVAELLPAVVSWNRGLLAPLAGAPLEDSRVTVVEGDVGALMGRHASTFDVILLDVDNGPSALTHPDNQGLYGLYGLTRAATALRSKGVLGVWSAGPAPGFERRMEQAGFTVQVLHPAAHGTKGTRHTLFMGRRR from the coding sequence ATGAAGCCCTGGGAGACGCTCGACACCACGCAGGTCCCCGAGGTGGGGGAAGTCACACTGGCCCGGCGCGGTGACGAGTACGTCCTGCGGGTGCGCGGACAGACGCTCATGTCCAGCCGGAGGCATGGCTCCGAAGAGGCGCTGGCGGAGGCGGGCTGCGCGGACCTCGTGAGCCGGGGCACGGGCCGGGTGCTAGTGGGAGGCCTGGGCTTCGGCTACACGGTCCGGGCCGTGCTGGACCGCGTGGGCCCCGGCGTGCGCGTGACGGTGGCGGAGCTGCTGCCGGCGGTGGTGTCCTGGAACCGGGGCCTGCTCGCCCCGCTCGCGGGCGCACCGCTCGAGGACTCCCGCGTCACCGTCGTCGAAGGCGACGTGGGCGCGCTGATGGGCCGGCATGCCAGCACCTTCGACGTCATCCTGCTCGACGTGGACAACGGCCCCAGCGCCCTCACCCACCCCGACAACCAGGGGCTCTACGGGCTCTACGGGCTCACGCGAGCCGCCACGGCCCTGCGCTCGAAGGGTGTGCTCGGCGTCTGGAGCGCGGGGCCCGCGCCCGGCTTCGAGCGCCGCATGGAGCAGGCCGGCTTCACCGTCCAGGTGCTGCACCCGGCCGCGCATGGCACGAAGGGCACGCGACACACGCTCTTCATGGGCAGACGCCGCTGA
- a CDS encoding lipase family protein yields MSSTFSTAQVAITLSAISYLGQLNTNSERFTLMNQAMASTVQGGWNIVWGPATQGEDLVYVASNNAGEYAVVVRGTLFDRIEDVIQDKRVKKQEPLPFTAAPSFSGAMVSEGVVEVWTNIDKMVSSVPGSGTGSLLSFLQGLSGAPSILITGHSLGGQMATVLAAWFQSALTGATLLPLTFAAPTAGNPAFASAFDTAFGSAMRYFNTLDVVPRLWPASGLESILSMYVGGPQCGWLCKKAVEGTLEALQKAGLTYQQPASSTSLPGQLYSTGLVGKFESEVNDQHRALYYMYLLGIPLTTIQALNSTWAPPSQVAARSVG; encoded by the coding sequence ATGTCCTCCACTTTCAGCACCGCGCAGGTCGCCATCACGCTGTCCGCCATCTCGTACCTGGGGCAGCTCAACACGAACTCCGAGCGCTTCACCCTGATGAACCAGGCCATGGCCTCCACGGTGCAGGGCGGGTGGAACATCGTCTGGGGCCCGGCGACGCAGGGCGAGGACCTCGTCTACGTCGCCTCCAACAATGCAGGCGAGTACGCGGTGGTGGTGCGGGGCACGCTGTTCGACCGCATCGAGGACGTCATCCAGGACAAGCGCGTCAAGAAGCAGGAGCCGCTGCCCTTCACCGCCGCGCCCTCGTTCTCGGGGGCCATGGTGTCCGAGGGTGTGGTGGAGGTCTGGACGAACATCGACAAGATGGTCTCCTCGGTGCCGGGCTCGGGCACGGGCTCGCTCTTGTCGTTCCTGCAGGGACTGTCGGGCGCGCCGAGCATCCTCATCACCGGCCACAGCCTCGGCGGGCAGATGGCCACCGTGCTCGCGGCGTGGTTCCAGAGCGCGCTCACCGGGGCCACCCTCCTGCCCCTCACCTTTGCCGCGCCCACGGCGGGCAACCCGGCCTTCGCCTCGGCCTTCGACACCGCCTTCGGCAGCGCCATGCGCTACTTCAACACGCTGGACGTGGTGCCCCGCCTGTGGCCGGCCAGCGGGCTGGAGTCCATCCTGTCGATGTACGTCGGAGGGCCGCAGTGCGGCTGGCTCTGCAAGAAGGCAGTGGAGGGGACCCTGGAAGCGCTCCAGAAGGCGGGCCTGACGTACCAGCAGCCCGCCTCCAGCACGAGCCTCCCCGGCCAGCTCTACTCCACGGGCCTCGTCGGGAAGTTCGAGTCCGAGGTGAACGACCAGCACCGGGCGCTCTATTACATGTACCTGCTGGGCATCCCGCTCACGACCATCCAGGCCCTCAACAGCACGTGGGCTCCGCCGTCCCAGGTCGCGGCCCGCTCCGTGGGCTGA